One window from the genome of Fulvivirga lutea encodes:
- a CDS encoding 2,3,4,5-tetrahydropyridine-2,6-dicarboxylate N-succinyltransferase yields MELKELIENAWDDRSLLKDKEVQIAIKSTVEDLDKGVIRVAEPDTLGWKVNEWVKKAVILYFPLREMETIEVGPFEFHDKIKLKSNYAKLGVRVVPHAIARYGSFVNKGVILMPSYVNIGAYVDEGTMVDTWATVGSCAQIGKNVHLSGGVGIGGVLEPVQASPVIIEDNAFIGSRCIIVEGVRIGKEAVLGANVTLTASSKIIDVTGDTPKETRGYVPERSVVIPGSYTKKFNAGEYQVPCALIIGKRKESTDKKTSLNNALRENDVAV; encoded by the coding sequence ATGGAATTAAAAGAGTTAATTGAAAATGCCTGGGATGATCGTTCCTTATTAAAAGATAAAGAAGTACAGATTGCGATTAAATCAACTGTAGAAGATCTGGATAAGGGCGTTATTCGTGTAGCTGAGCCTGATACTTTAGGGTGGAAAGTTAATGAATGGGTTAAAAAAGCAGTGATACTTTACTTCCCTCTACGTGAAATGGAAACCATTGAGGTTGGTCCGTTTGAATTTCATGATAAAATAAAATTGAAAAGCAATTATGCCAAACTTGGTGTTAGGGTTGTTCCGCATGCCATTGCCAGATATGGCTCATTCGTCAATAAAGGTGTAATTCTTATGCCATCGTACGTAAATATTGGTGCCTATGTAGATGAAGGCACGATGGTAGATACCTGGGCTACCGTTGGTAGTTGTGCTCAAATAGGCAAGAATGTTCATTTAAGTGGAGGTGTTGGTATTGGTGGCGTTTTAGAGCCTGTTCAGGCTTCACCGGTTATTATTGAGGATAATGCTTTTATAGGATCGAGATGTATCATTGTGGAAGGAGTTCGAATTGGTAAAGAGGCCGTATTAGGAGCCAATGTTACACTCACTGCTTCCTCTAAAATTATTGATGTAACTGGCGATACTCCAAAAGAAACAAGAGGGTATGTGCCTGAACGATCTGTGGTTATTCCTGGTTCTTATACAAAGAAATTTAATGCTGGCGAATATCAGGTTCCTTGTGCGCTCATTATTGGCAAAAGAAAAGAAAGCACGGA
- a CDS encoding glycosyltransferase family protein translates to MQLPKLVIASILKPVDDTRMYEKFGVSISQTDKYEVNIIGFSSKKRPDNKNIKFHPIFDFNRISLGRIVAPLRYLIQLFKIQPKIIIITTHELIWASLVYKAFKPCRIIYDLRENYYLNIRHTNAFPPLIKNVIASYVRSKEKVSAGSIDHFILAEKCYAQELPFLKNKYTVIENKSTKFRIREQTKKMVNEGEITLLFSGTIAESTGVFDVINLAKNLHQIDNKIRLKIIGKASQKSTLYSIQNLINKQSFITLVGGDKLVPHKEILNAILSSDFGVIYYPPNVAYDRCIPTKLYEYLHANLPILTDHKPVIKSITDEYNAAIHIDFSNYDAPDLLKQMYHTQFYQKLPKSEVLWDHEASKLIEIIST, encoded by the coding sequence ATGCAGCTGCCAAAACTCGTTATAGCTTCCATTCTAAAACCAGTAGACGATACGCGTATGTACGAGAAGTTTGGTGTTTCAATCAGCCAAACTGACAAATATGAAGTTAATATCATAGGGTTTTCATCAAAAAAAAGACCTGATAATAAGAATATTAAGTTTCATCCAATATTTGATTTCAACAGAATAAGCCTGGGCAGAATAGTTGCACCACTTCGTTACCTTATACAACTATTCAAAATACAACCTAAGATCATAATCATTACAACACATGAGCTCATATGGGCATCATTGGTTTATAAAGCATTTAAACCGTGTCGCATAATTTACGATTTGCGAGAAAATTATTATCTCAATATTAGGCACACCAATGCATTCCCACCTTTAATCAAAAACGTTATTGCCAGTTATGTACGATCAAAAGAAAAGGTGTCCGCAGGAAGTATCGATCATTTTATACTAGCAGAAAAATGCTACGCTCAAGAGCTACCATTTCTTAAAAACAAGTACACCGTTATTGAGAACAAAAGCACAAAATTTCGCATACGTGAACAAACTAAAAAGATGGTCAACGAAGGCGAAATCACTTTACTATTTTCAGGAACAATTGCTGAATCAACTGGTGTATTTGATGTCATTAATCTCGCTAAAAATCTGCATCAAATTGATAACAAAATCCGACTAAAAATTATAGGTAAGGCATCACAAAAATCTACACTTTATTCGATCCAAAATCTGATAAATAAACAGTCATTTATCACTCTCGTTGGAGGCGATAAATTAGTACCGCATAAAGAGATTTTGAATGCCATTTTAAGTAGTGATTTTGGAGTCATTTACTACCCACCGAATGTCGCTTATGACCGCTGCATTCCTACCAAACTTTATGAGTATTTGCACGCTAATCTTCCAATACTAACAGACCATAAACCTGTAATCAAAAGTATTACTGATGAGTACAACGCTGCCATTCATATAGACTTTTCTAACTATGATGCGCCAGACCTACTTAAGCAAATGTACCACACCCAATTTTATCAAAAATTGCCTAAATCCGAGGTATTATGGGATCATGAAGCTTCAAAATTAATTGAAATAATAAGTACTTAA
- a CDS encoding metal-dependent transcriptional regulator — protein MLSYAEENYLKAIYHISQETGESVSTNAIADSLNTKAASVTDMIKKLSKKGVLSYQKYHGVTVSDKGKKAALQVIRKHRLWETFLVEKLKFNWDEVHEVAEQLEHINSSLLIKRLDEFLAYPKYDPHGDPIPDENGEFKAKPQVGLAELNMGDVGIIVSVKDSNNSFLQYLDKIGIYLGAKVKVLDKVEFDGSSEIQIDNKKIVFISKEVADNIWVTD, from the coding sequence ATGCTGAGTTACGCTGAAGAAAATTATCTCAAAGCCATTTATCATATCTCGCAAGAAACTGGCGAATCGGTTTCTACTAATGCCATCGCTGACAGCCTGAATACGAAGGCTGCTTCCGTTACCGACATGATAAAAAAGCTATCAAAAAAAGGGGTTCTCTCCTATCAGAAATATCATGGTGTAACCGTTTCAGATAAGGGTAAAAAAGCTGCCCTGCAAGTCATAAGAAAGCACCGGCTTTGGGAGACATTTTTAGTCGAGAAATTGAAGTTCAATTGGGATGAAGTTCATGAAGTTGCCGAGCAGTTAGAACACATTAATTCTTCGCTTTTAATTAAGCGTTTAGATGAGTTTCTAGCCTACCCAAAATACGACCCACACGGAGATCCGATACCAGATGAAAATGGAGAGTTTAAGGCCAAGCCACAAGTAGGTTTAGCCGAACTAAATATGGGAGATGTCGGCATCATTGTTTCGGTAAAAGATTCCAATAATTCTTTCCTTCAATACCTAGATAAGATAGGCATTTATCTCGGAGCTAAAGTGAAGGTTCTTGACAAAGTGGAGTTTGATGGTTCCAGCGAAATTCAAATAGATAATAAAAAAATAGTGTTCATTTCTAAAGAGGTAGCTGACAATATATGGGTTACAGATTAA